From Plasmodium yoelii strain 17X genome assembly, chromosome: 7, one genomic window encodes:
- a CDS encoding PIR protein codes for MDKEVCRILISISNSFPNSLDKSGNYHFTMNEDILNGYCTNKKCSNNFEKINAGCLYLLDAFFENPSVFNSVAKSNVNIVEYIMIWLSKMLSRIENTENESLGFFYNTYIKGDNNYKKSISNVMGCNNYKELIDKTNMMNMKIKDISKLYDAFNTLCMMHYEFNEKSPNCDKYLKDANKFVEKYKKLKADSSITEKSSYNQLLSTLLTDYNNFENKCISNGVNCTNFPSLQTIEKKHHVQSFEQISEDTSSSSSVTNKLFTVLSIFGVIAFILGISYKYSLFGFRKRFQKQKLREKLKNIKKRMNQ; via the exons ATGGATAAAgaagtg tgtagAATACTCATTTCTATAAGTAACTCGTTTCCCAATAGTTTGGACAAGAGTGGAAACTATCATTTTACTATGAATGAAGACATTTTAAATGGATATTGtactaataaaaaatgtagtaATAATttcgaaaaaattaatgctggatgtttatatttgcttGATGCATTCTTTGAGAATCCTTCTGTGTTTAATTCTGTTGCAAAAAGTAACGTCAATATTGTTgaatacattatgatatggcTAAGTAAAATGTTAAGCCGAATCGAAAATACAGAAAACGAGAGTCTAggatttttttataatacatatataaagggtgataataattataaaaagtcTATATCGAATGTTATGGGGTGTAATAATTATAAGGAACTTAtagataaaacaaatatgatgaatatgaaaattaaagatatatctaaattatatgatgcatttaataCATTATGTATGATGCATTATGAATTTAATGAAAAGAGCCCAAATTGCGATAAATATTTGAAAGATGCCAATaaatttgttgaaaaatataaaaaacttaAGGCAGATTCTAGTATTACTGAAAAGAGTTCATATAATCAACTATTGTCTACTTTACTaactgattataataattttgaaaataaatgtattagCAATGGTGTTAATTGTACAAATTTTCCATCTCTTCAAAcgatagaaaaaaaacatcatGTACAAAGTTTTGAACAAATTTCTGAAGatacatcatcaagttcatcggtaacaaacaaattatttacagttttatcgatatttggtgtaATAGCATTtattttaggaatttcttacaag tattcgttatttggatttcggaaacgatttcaaaaacaaaaattaagagaaaagctaaaaaatataaagaagagaatgaatcaataa
- a CDS encoding PIR protein: MNKKVSQHFKSVWGYFPDELTNDGNYNFLFNGQHFKQYCTNNSCDSNLEQINSACLYLFNAFFGDFNSYTDNAKKKIDIVYYIIIWLSYMLSLKKENEINKLNDFYTKHIEKNEHYNKKIQSVRDYECYKELINKKKDLLNMDNYIISNFYKAFKLLCEMYSEYGENTLNCKKCSNKAIQFVEKYKELNGDSNNNDSSPYKKILSTLSNDYDNLKNECKDAKDSNFPALKEISTPQDTIESIGQTTEQIGQTEQKSDVTSSSSSIVSKLIPVVSIFVAISFFLGISYKYSLFGFRKRSQKHLREKLKK; this comes from the exons atgaataagaaagtg tcTCAACATTTCAAATCTGTATGGGGTTATTTTCCCGATGAATTAACAAATGATGGAaactataattttttatttaacggTCAACATTTCAAACAGTATTGTACTAATAATAGTTGTGATAGTAATCTCGAACAAATTAATTCTgcatgtttatatttgtttaatgCATTCTTTGGGGATTTTAATTCGTATACTGataatgcaaaaaaaaaaatcgatattgtttattacattattatatggttaagttatatgttaagcctaaaaaaagaaaatgaaatcaATAAATTAAACGACTTCTATACTAAgcatatagaaaaaaatgagcattataataaaaaaatacaaagtGTTCGTGATTATGAATGTTATAAGGAACTCATAAATAAGAAAAAGGATTTGTTGAATATggataattatattatatctaatttttataaagcgtttaaattattatgtgaaaTGTATTCAGAATATGGTGAAAACACGTTAAATTGCAAAAAATGTTCGAACAAAGCTATTcaatttgttgaaaaatataaagaacttAATGGagattctaataataatgatagcagtccatataaaaaaatattgtctacactatcaaatgattatgataatttaaaaaatgaatgtaaAGATGCTAAAGATAGCAATTTTCCAGCCCTTAAAGAGATAAGTACACCACAAGATACTATAGAAAGTATTGGACAAACTACTGAACAAATTGGGCAAACTGAACAAAAGTCTGATgttacatcatcaagttcgtcgatagtaagcaaattaattccagttGTATCGATATTTGTTgcaatatcattttttttaggaatttcttataag tattcgttatttggatttcggaaacgatctcaaaaacatttaagagaaaagttaaaaaaataa